A segment of the Methanomassiliicoccaceae archaeon DOK genome:
CGATGACATGAAACCCGACTCTGCGACATGCTCCTCGGAGTACGCACCAGGTCAGGTTTATCATCGGATGAGTGATACTATGGACATGGAGGAGCTTAAGAAGATCAGCACAAGCGGACTGTCGTTCATGAGGCTGAGAGCCGAGAACAGATTCTACGTCGACAAGTCCATGCTGATCGCGGACGTCATCGAAACGGACCCCAGCGGCGTGTTTCTGTACACCCGCCCCCGCAGGTTCGGGAAGTCCACGAACATATCGATGATCGACGCCTTCTTCAACTTGGGCTACAGGGGCAACGACTGGTTCGAAGGACTGGAGATATCGGAACATCGTGAATTCGACATCTACAGGAACGCGTACCCTGTGATCTGCATCGATCTGAAGGATGCGGTCGCGAACGGTTTCGATTCGTTCACAGGCATGCTTAGGAACATCATGAGGAACACGTTCACGGTCTTCCGCTACCTTCTGGAATCGGACTCCGTCTACGCGGATGAGAAGGAGGAGATCCAGTCTGTCCTGGACAGGAACATCACGGACCTCAACATGATATTCTGCATCAAGGACCTCTGCACAATGCTCGAGAGGCACCACGGCAGGAAGGCCATCGTCCTTATAGACGAGTACGACCGCGCCATCACCGACACGATCGACTCCAACGATCAGAAGAGCATGATCGACTATCTGAGCTCGTTCATGTCGGCCACCCTGAAGAGCAACCCCAGCCTCCAGATGGCGTACGTCACGGGCGTGATGCAGCTGGCGAAGACGGGGATGTTCTCCGGGGTGAACAACCTCAGGGTGAACAACATCCTCTCCAGGATGTC
Coding sequences within it:
- a CDS encoding AAA family ATPase codes for the protein MEELKKISTSGLSFMRLRAENRFYVDKSMLIADVIETDPSGVFLYTRPRRFGKSTNISMIDAFFNLGYRGNDWFEGLEISEHREFDIYRNAYPVICIDLKDAVANGFDSFTGMLRNIMRNTFTVFRYLLESDSVYADEKEEIQSVLDRNITDLNMIFCIKDLCTMLERHHGRKAIVLIDEYDRAITDTIDSNDQKSMIDYLSSFMSATLKSNPSLQMAYVTGVMQLAKTGMFSGVNNLRVNNILSRMSDERFGFTDEEVRSTLEYYGHPEKIDEVREWYDGYRFGNAEVYNPFSLMNYVSSGFVTEGYWASSGNDRPFRWMMERTGSGSVDALASIISGAPQNPTYTWTSPTTTCADPRTPTCIP